A window of Clostridium botulinum BKT015925 contains these coding sequences:
- a CDS encoding Na+/H+ antiporter NhaC family protein — protein sequence MKKRKIFIVTLMLVLVATTALGAEQDPSKTNAIKFGIWTLLPPLISIILAFITKNVVLSLFLGVFSGTFLLALNNNGVFGALFHGFLDVVSQVLNSLADKWNAGIILQCLAIGGLIALITKMGGAKAVAEALSKKAKTPVSTQIITWLLGIFVFFDDYANSLIVGPIMRPVSDKMKISREKLSFVIDATAAPIAGIAVISTWVGYELSLIKDGFESIGEHVSAYNIFLETIPYRFYNILILLFIVFTAIFLREFGPMLKAERRARTTGKLVSDNAKPMVSSETTELEPKEGTVLKVRNAVIPVMILIIGAFLGFYYNGYTSIMSGENQELITLLQVHPTSFAAVRECFSASDASIVLFQAALFASIVAMIMGIKQKVFTLGEAIDTWVNGMKSLIITGVILLLAWSLSAVIKDLGTSHFLVAKLSSTLPAFVLPAVIFALASVISFATGTSYGTMGILMPLTIPLAFAINPTHTYMITAISSVLTGAIFGDHCSPISDTTILSSMGAACDHIDHVKTQLYYALVVAAVAIFGGYIPVGFGISIYIVLPIDIIILALIVRFIGKPVEIEENVEDTQREIELGTR from the coding sequence ATGAAAAAGAGAAAAATTTTTATTGTCACGTTAATGTTAGTATTGGTTGCAACTACAGCATTAGGGGCAGAGCAAGATCCATCAAAAACTAATGCTATAAAGTTTGGGATTTGGACATTGCTGCCACCATTAATATCTATAATTTTGGCATTTATAACTAAGAATGTAGTTTTGTCATTATTTTTAGGAGTATTTTCAGGTACGTTTTTATTAGCATTAAACAATAATGGAGTATTTGGAGCATTATTTCATGGATTTTTAGATGTTGTATCTCAAGTTTTAAATTCTTTAGCGGATAAGTGGAATGCAGGAATTATACTACAATGTTTAGCAATTGGAGGACTTATAGCATTAATCACAAAAATGGGGGGAGCAAAGGCAGTTGCAGAGGCTCTATCAAAAAAAGCTAAAACTCCAGTAAGTACACAGATAATAACTTGGCTTCTTGGGATTTTTGTATTCTTTGATGATTATGCAAATTCTCTTATAGTTGGTCCTATAATGAGACCAGTTTCAGATAAAATGAAAATTTCAAGAGAAAAATTATCTTTTGTAATAGATGCAACAGCAGCACCCATAGCAGGAATTGCGGTTATATCTACCTGGGTAGGATACGAATTAAGCTTAATAAAAGATGGTTTTGAGTCTATAGGAGAACATGTAAGTGCTTATAATATATTCTTAGAAACTATTCCATATAGATTTTATAATATACTAATTTTATTATTTATAGTATTTACAGCAATATTTTTAAGAGAATTTGGACCAATGTTAAAAGCTGAGAGACGTGCTAGAACTACAGGAAAATTAGTAAGTGATAATGCAAAACCGATGGTTTCTTCAGAAACTACAGAACTTGAGCCAAAAGAAGGTACTGTTTTAAAGGTAAGAAATGCGGTAATTCCAGTAATGATATTAATAATAGGAGCATTTTTAGGTTTTTATTATAATGGATATACATCTATAATGAGCGGAGAAAACCAAGAATTAATAACATTATTACAAGTACATCCAACATCATTTGCAGCTGTTAGAGAATGTTTTAGTGCATCAGATGCTAGTATAGTTTTATTTCAAGCTGCATTGTTTGCAAGTATAGTTGCTATGATAATGGGAATAAAACAAAAAGTATTTACTTTAGGTGAAGCAATCGATACTTGGGTAAATGGTATGAAATCTTTAATTATAACAGGTGTTATATTACTTTTAGCTTGGTCTTTAAGTGCAGTAATTAAAGATTTAGGAACTTCTCATTTCTTAGTAGCAAAATTATCATCAACTCTTCCAGCATTTGTTTTACCAGCGGTTATATTTGCACTTGCATCGGTTATATCTTTTGCTACAGGAACATCTTATGGAACTATGGGAATATTAATGCCGCTTACAATACCACTAGCATTTGCTATAAATCCAACTCATACTTATATGATTACAGCAATAAGTTCAGTACTTACGGGAGCAATATTTGGAGATCATTGTTCACCAATTTCGGATACAACAATATTATCGTCTATGGGAGCTGCATGTGATCATATAGATCATGTGAAAACTCAACTTTACTATGCTTTAGTTGTTGCAGCAGTAGCGATATTTGGAGGATATATTCCAGTTGGATTTGGAATTTCTATATATATAGTTTTACCAATAGATATAATTATTTTAGCATTAATAGTTAGATTTATAGGAAAGCCTGTTGAAATAGAAGAAAATGTTGAGGATACTCAACGTGAAATTGAATTGGGTACTAGGTAA
- the argH gene encoding argininosuccinate lyase, which translates to MKLWGGRFKDEESKLMEDFNSSLKFDKRLYKEDIQGSIAHVKMLSKCKILKKEEEISIIAGLTSILNDIQNGELKIEGDYEDIHSFVEINLIKKIGEVGKKLHTGRSRNDQVAVDMRIYAKNKACEIIKYIDELMSVIVNLGENNDAIMPGYTHLQRAQVVKFKFYIMAYHDMFSRDKKRILSDIEIMDESPLGCGALAGTTYNIDRNFTAKELGFKKPVDNFMDGVSDRDYLISLLSSFSIIMMHLSRLSEELILWSSKEFDFIKISDKFATGSSIMPQKKNPDAAELIRGKTGRVYGSLIGILTTMKGLPLAYNKDMQEDKEGFFDAVDTIIKSLKIMSEMLNSLEIKKENMYNAVKKGFLNATEAADYLVNKGMAFRNAHGVIGAIVLYCEDKGISIEDLTLDKLKSFCDLFSKDVYEFIEYKNSLKRGIKIGI; encoded by the coding sequence ATGAAACTTTGGGGTGGACGTTTTAAAGATGAGGAAAGCAAGCTTATGGAGGACTTTAATAGTTCTCTTAAGTTTGATAAAAGATTATATAAAGAAGATATTCAAGGCAGCATTGCACATGTAAAAATGCTTTCTAAGTGTAAAATTTTAAAAAAAGAAGAAGAAATATCAATAATTGCTGGGTTAACATCTATATTAAATGATATACAAAATGGGGAATTAAAGATTGAGGGAGATTATGAAGATATTCATAGTTTTGTAGAAATTAATCTTATAAAGAAAATTGGTGAAGTAGGTAAAAAACTTCATACTGGAAGAAGTAGAAATGATCAAGTAGCTGTTGATATGAGAATATACGCTAAAAACAAAGCTTGTGAAATCATAAAATATATAGATGAATTAATGTCAGTAATAGTAAATTTGGGTGAAAATAATGATGCTATTATGCCTGGATATACTCATCTTCAAAGAGCACAAGTTGTAAAATTTAAATTTTATATAATGGCATATCATGACATGTTTAGTAGAGATAAGAAAAGAATTTTAAGTGATATTGAAATAATGGATGAAAGTCCTTTAGGATGTGGTGCACTTGCAGGTACTACATATAATATTGATAGAAACTTTACAGCAAAAGAATTAGGTTTTAAAAAACCAGTTGATAATTTTATGGATGGAGTAAGTGATAGAGATTATTTAATAAGTCTTTTATCATCATTTTCTATAATAATGATGCATCTAAGTAGATTAAGTGAAGAGCTTATTCTTTGGAGCAGTAAAGAATTTGACTTTATAAAAATTAGTGATAAATTTGCAACTGGAAGTAGTATAATGCCACAAAAAAAGAATCCTGATGCAGCAGAACTTATAAGAGGTAAAACTGGAAGAGTATATGGATCTTTAATTGGAATTTTAACTACAATGAAAGGATTACCGCTTGCATATAATAAAGATATGCAAGAAGATAAGGAAGGTTTTTTTGATGCTGTAGATACTATTATAAAATCTTTAAAAATTATGAGTGAAATGTTAAATTCATTAGAAATCAAAAAAGAAAATATGTATAATGCAGTTAAAAAAGGTTTTTTAAATGCAACAGAGGCAGCTGATTATTTAGTAAATAAGGGAATGGCATTTAGAAATGCACATGGAGTAATTGGAGCTATTGTGCTATATTGTGAAGATAAAGGTATTTCAATAGAAGATTTAACACTAGATAAATTAAAATCATTTTGTGATTTGTTTAGTAAAGATGTGTATGAATTTATTGAATATAAAAATAGTCTAAAAAGGGGAATAAAGATTGGCATATAA
- a CDS encoding argininosuccinate synthase, which yields MKEKVVLAYSGGLDTSITIHWLKENYNLEVIACCVNVGQDEDFDEIEKKAIKSGASKIYIEDVTSEFVSEYIYKGVKANAMYEGKYLLGTSFARPLIAKKLVEVAHKEGAKYICHGCTGKGNDQVRFEVGIASIDPSLKIIAPWRIWNIESREDAIDYANSNGIDVPVTKEKIYSRDQNIWHISHEGGDLEDIKNEHKTEMYLMTTPPEMAKDEVTYVEIYFEKGEAKKINGVELTPVKIVEKLNKIGGENGIGVVDLLENRLVGMKSRGVYETPGGTILYTAHKELEYLTMEKETFHFKQVASQKYGELVYNGLWFSTLKKSLDAFIDKTQESVNGTVKLKLYKGNIMIAGMESPNALYEESISSFGASDLYNHKDAEGFINLFGLPYKINAMIKAKNKEK from the coding sequence ATGAAAGAAAAAGTTGTTTTAGCATATTCAGGGGGATTAGATACATCTATAACTATACATTGGCTTAAAGAAAATTATAACTTAGAAGTTATAGCTTGTTGTGTAAATGTAGGACAGGATGAAGACTTTGATGAGATAGAGAAAAAGGCAATAAAATCAGGAGCATCAAAAATTTATATAGAAGATGTTACTTCAGAATTTGTATCAGAGTATATTTATAAAGGTGTTAAAGCAAATGCAATGTATGAGGGTAAATATCTTTTAGGTACATCATTTGCAAGACCATTAATAGCTAAAAAGCTTGTAGAGGTAGCACACAAAGAAGGGGCAAAATATATTTGTCATGGATGTACGGGAAAAGGAAATGACCAAGTACGTTTTGAAGTTGGTATAGCATCTATAGATCCATCATTAAAAATAATTGCACCATGGAGAATTTGGAATATAGAGTCTAGGGAAGATGCCATAGACTATGCAAATTCTAATGGAATAGATGTTCCTGTTACAAAGGAAAAAATATATTCAAGAGATCAAAATATTTGGCATATAAGTCATGAAGGCGGAGATTTAGAGGACATAAAAAATGAGCATAAAACAGAAATGTATCTTATGACTACTCCCCCAGAAATGGCTAAGGATGAAGTAACTTACGTTGAAATATATTTCGAAAAAGGAGAAGCGAAGAAAATAAACGGAGTTGAATTAACACCAGTAAAAATTGTAGAAAAACTAAACAAAATAGGTGGAGAAAACGGAATAGGGGTTGTAGATCTATTAGAAAACAGACTTGTAGGTATGAAATCTAGAGGGGTTTATGAAACACCAGGTGGAACGATTTTATATACAGCGCATAAAGAACTTGAGTATTTAACTATGGAAAAGGAAACTTTTCATTTTAAACAAGTAGCATCTCAGAAATATGGGGAACTTGTTTACAATGGATTATGGTTTAGTACTTTGAAAAAATCATTAGATGCATTTATAGATAAAACACAAGAAAGTGTAAATGGAACTGTAAAATTAAAACTTTATAAAGGAAATATAATGATAGCTGGTATGGAATCTCCTAATGCATTATATGAAGAAAGTATTTCATCTTTTGGTGCAAGTGATTTATATAATCATAAAGATGCAGAAGGATTTATCAATTTATTTGGACTTCCATATAAGATAAATGCAATGATTAAAGCTAAAAATAAAGAAAAATAA
- a CDS encoding amino acid ABC transporter ATP-binding protein, with translation MYMIETKNLTKKFGDLTVFQGLDICVKKGEVLVIIGPSGSGKSTFLRCLNTLEIPDEGEIYVEGVKIDFKNKNDIRMKTSKMGMVFQNFNLFPHMTVERNIIEAPVVIKKQSKDAMRKKSHELLKRVGLENKKEYYPSKLSGGQKQRVAIARALAMEPKLMLFDEPTSALDPELVGEVLSVMKDLAKDGMTMVVVTHEMGFAKEVGDRVIFMDDGKIVEEGTPEKVFNNPKENRTKVFLNKVLK, from the coding sequence ATGTATATGATAGAAACTAAAAATTTAACTAAAAAATTTGGAGATTTAACAGTTTTTCAAGGATTAGATATCTGTGTAAAAAAAGGTGAAGTTTTAGTAATAATAGGTCCATCAGGATCAGGGAAAAGTACATTTTTAAGATGCTTAAATACATTGGAGATACCTGATGAAGGTGAAATTTATGTAGAAGGGGTTAAAATTGACTTTAAAAATAAAAATGATATAAGAATGAAAACATCAAAAATGGGAATGGTTTTTCAAAATTTTAATTTATTTCCGCACATGACTGTAGAGAGAAATATAATTGAAGCACCCGTTGTAATAAAGAAACAATCAAAAGATGCTATGAGGAAAAAATCACATGAATTATTAAAAAGAGTTGGATTAGAAAATAAAAAAGAATATTACCCTTCTAAACTTTCAGGGGGTCAGAAACAAAGGGTTGCTATAGCAAGAGCTTTAGCTATGGAACCAAAGTTAATGTTGTTTGATGAACCTACATCAGCTTTAGATCCAGAACTTGTAGGAGAAGTTCTTAGTGTAATGAAAGATTTGGCTAAGGACGGAATGACTATGGTTGTAGTTACACACGAAATGGGATTTGCAAAAGAAGTTGGGGATAGAGTTATTTTTATGGATGATGGAAAAATTGTAGAAGAGGGTACACCCGAAAAAGTGTTTAATAATCCAAAAGAAAATAGAACAAAGGTATTTTTAAATAAAGTATTAAAATAA